Sequence from the Pleomorphomonas sp. T1.2MG-36 genome:
TGGTAGACGCCGGGGCCGTCCAGCTTGACGTTGTCGCCGTAATGCGGACCGTCCGAGGCGACCATGCCCATGAACGGCCCCTTCGACACGGTCTTGCCGTCCTTGGTCAGCTCGTAGGTGATCTCGAGATAGGGAACCCAGTCGCCATTGGCGAAGCCGTTGACGTTGTCCTTGGTCGCGTGAATGTCGGCCTCGAGGTGGATGTCCGCCTTGTCGGCGGCCAGCATCATGCCGGCCGGCTCCATCTCGATCGGCTGCAGATAGACGGCAGCCACTTCCATGCCGCCGCCGAACTGCGGCTCGCCAATCGGATACTCGAGCGCATAGGCGCTCGTCGCAAAGCCGATGACCGCCGAGGTCAGGACCAGTCCGTTCAGGATACGCATTTTGTTGCCCCGTTTTTGCAAATGATTGTCATGAGTATTTTCAGCCCGACACCCGCGTCAACCGTAGGGAAACTCCGGATAGCGATGTCGCTCAGCGCAAGCCGCTGATTTCACCTGAAATTTTGGCGGGTGTGCATCCTCCAGATTTCATGAGGGAAACCACCAGCTTGATGCGAGATGCAATTGCGAGCAGTTAGCATCTCGGTGTCCTTTACGGACGGGTGAAGCGGCACCACTCGGAACCGGTGTCGGAGGGACGCATCGATGAATAGGCTTGTCCGTGGCGACGACTTTGTCGGCCCGGCCGTGAGAACCATGATCGAAGCCGAGGGCACCGCTTCGCGCAGCCCCTTCACCCGCAAGGTCGAGGCACTGTTCGTCCGCTGGCGCCGGCACTTCGGTTGGGTCCAGGTGCTGATGTTCGGCGTGTTTCTGGTGGTCATCGGCCTGCCGGTCCTGCTGCCCGATCCGCCCGCCGAAAGCGGCATCCTCTCCAACCCGACGCTGTTTCTGCGCTATCTTCTCTGGGGC
This genomic interval carries:
- a CDS encoding iron transporter, whose translation is MRILNGLVLTSAVIGFATSAYALEYPIGEPQFGGGMEVAAVYLQPIEMEPAGMMLAADKADIHLEADIHATKDNVNGFANGDWVPYLEITYELTKDGKTVSKGPFMGMVASDGPHYGDNVKLDGPGVYQLTYRIAPPASSGHMAMFGRHVDKETGVAPWFEPFEAKYEFTYAGTGKKGGY